In the Actinomycetota bacterium genome, CCGCCGAGGACGAGCTCGCCGAGCCGGCCGAGCCGCTCCGCCGCGCGCTGCTGGAGCGGTACGTCGCGGCCTTCGAGACCGCTGACGGCACCGCCCTCCAGCAGCTGCTGCGGGAGGACGTGGAGCTGGAGATGCCGCCGTTTGTGACCTGGTTCGCTGGTCGGCGGGCGGTGGTGCGGTTCTTCGCCTCCCAGGTCCTGACCGGGCCGGGCCGGTTGCGGATGGTCCCGACCACGGCCAACGGGCAGCTGGCGGCCGCGGCGTACCGGCGCGGTCGCGACGGCGTCTACCACGCCCACGCCGTGCACGTGCTCTCCCTCACCCCGACTGGGATCGCGCGGATCGTGGTGTTCCTGGATCCGGCCTTGTTCGCCGGCTTCGGCCTGCCCCTGTCGGTGGGACCATGATCGACGCCCAGACCAGGGCGGTGCCGGCCGACGCGTTGGGGTTGCTCGAAGCCGCGATCAGCTACGCCCTGGGCGCCGTGCAGGCCGTCACCCCACCGCGGCTGCGCGGTCCGACACCGTGCGTGGAGTGGGACCTGTGGACGCTGCTGCACCACCTCAACGACGCCGTCGACACGCTTGGCGAGGGCATCGACACCGGGCACATCGACCCCCACCCGACCGAGGGGGATGGCGGCGCCGGGGGCGGGGGTGATCCGGCCGCGACCTTTGGTGACCGGGCCGGCAGGCTCCTCGGCGCCTGGCGCGCCGCCGGCTGCCGCGGGCGGGTCGTCGCCATCGCCGGCCACCCGCTGGCCGCCAGCGTGGTGGCCGCGACCGGGGCCATCGAGATCGCCGTCCACGGCTGGGACGTCTACCGGGCATGCGGGCAGGCACGGCCGATCCCGCCGGCGCTGGCCACCGGCCTGCTCGCGATCTGCCCGGTGCTGGTCACCGAGGCCACCCGCCCCCGGCTGTTTGGGTCCCCGGTCGCCGTGTCGCCCCTGGCCAGCCCCGGCGACCAGCTGGTTGCCTTCCTCGGCCGCAGCCCCCAGGCCTAGCCGCGCACACAACCAGCGGGCACCCGCGGCCGGTCGTCGACGGCGTCACGGCGGCCAACGGCGCAGCCTGCCGCGGCCTCGCCGATGAGTTCCGCGCCTCGCCCGGATCTTGTTTCCAGACCGACCGCGCAGTCGGTGCCGAAACTCCCAACGGAGGACGGAGATGCTGCTTGCGAACAAGAACGCCGTGATCTACGGGGCAGGAGGGGCCATCGGGGCCGCGGTCGCCCACGCCTTCGCCCGCGAGGGCGCGAACGTGTTCCTCACCGGCCGCAACCTGGCGGCGCTCGAGGTGGCGGCCAAGGAGGTCACCGCCGCCGGCGGATCCGCCGAGGCGGCGGCGGTCGACGCGCTCGACGAGCAGGCCGTGGAGCGCCACGCCGACGCCGTGGTGGCCAGGGCGGGCAGCCTGGACATCTCCTTTAACGCCATCGGAATCCCCCAGGAGGGCATCCAGGGCACCCCGCTGGTGGAGCTGTCGGTCGCGGGCTTCGGCCTCCCGGTCGCCACCTACACCACCGCCCACTTCCTGACCGCACGGGCGGCGGCGCGGCGCATGCTCACCCAGGGCTCGGGGGTGGTGATCCTCACGCTCACCGCCACCCCGGCCCGGCTGGCCGCCCCGCTGGTCGGCGGGATGGCAGCGGCGTGGGCGGGGGTGGAGGCGCTGACCCGCGTCCTGTCGGCCGAGCTGGGGCCGCATGGCATCCGGGTCGTGTGCCTGCGCCCGGACGCCATCCCGGAGACCGCCACCATCGAGGTGGTCTTCGGCCAGCACGCCAACGCGCTCGGGATCGCCGCCGAGCAGTTCCAGGCCATGGCCGAGGGCCTGACGCACCGCAGGCGGCTTCCCACGCTGGCCGAGGTGGCCAACGCGGCGGCCTTCGTTGCCTCGGACCAGGCTAGCGCCATGACCGGGACCGTCGTCAACCTCAGCGGCGGCACCCTGGTCGACTGATCCACGACATCACCTGCTGGCGATGACCGAGAGTGTCATCGGTGAACCCACCACTGCCCACCCCGACCAGACAAGGAGCGCACACCATGCCGGTTGCCTACCTCGACGTCCCTCCCGGCCTTCCCGCCGACGCCAAGAAGCCGCTGGTGCAGGAGATCTTCACCGCACTCGATGAGGCCTACCGCGTCCCCGACACCCGGATCTTCGTCCGCGAATGGCCGCCCGAGAACGTGAGCCAGGACGGGCGCCTGGACGGCGCGCCGCCACGACCAGTGGTATCGCTGGAGGTCCCGCCGGGCATCAGAGTCGACGCCAGGCGCAGCATGGTCGATCCGAGAACCCGGTCATCCTGCAAGCCATGGAACAGGCCGCGGCAAGCCAAAGAAAGGGAACTGCGGAGCCGCGGCCTCTTGTTCACCCCTTTCCGGAGCCAGAGATGACCGGAAAGGGAGGCCCGATGAGAAGCAAGGACCCCAATCAGGTTGCGGCGCGATACGTGGCGATCTGGAATGAGGCGGACCCGGAGCGGCGCCGCGAAAGGGTCGCCGACCTCTGGAGCGAGGACGCGCTTCACCTGCTGCAGCCGCCGCAAGAGGCCTATGAGTCCGCCCAGGGCTTGCAGCTCGCCCCGCTGTTCCAGGCCCGGGGCCACGACGAGCTCGGGGGAAGGGTCACCAGTGCGTACGAGCAGTTCGTCGCGACCGGCCAGATGTCGTTCAGGCCGCAGGACGATGCCAGCCGCATCGGCGACGCGGTCAAGTTCCGCTGGGAGGGCGTCTCCCCGAGCGGCGAGGTCCTCGCGGTCGGGCTCGAGCTCGTCCTCCTCGCTCCCGATGGCCGGATCCAGACCGATTACCAGTTCATCGAGAGCTGAGCGCGCGCAGCCCGCTCCGTGAGCCATGCGTGACAGCGCGGGATCGTCACCGGGCCGGCCAGTCCCGCAGGCTAGATCCGTTTGATGGTCGCCAGCCAGGCCGGTGCGCCGTCGTCGTGGTCTCTCGTCGGAACCCGGTCCGGTTCGATGGCGGCGACCGACGGGCGATCGCCTTCGCGCGGTCATCGCCCACGACGGCGTTCATGCCCTGACCATGCGCCGCCTGGCCGCCCGCCTGGGCGTCGTCCCCGGCGCCCTCTCCCCCCACCTCACCAACAAACAACAACTCCACGACCTGGTCCTGGACAACGTCCTGGCCGAGATCGACCTCCATGCCGCCCACAGCCCGCTCGGGGGTCTTGGTGGCCGACCAGCGACGGGACCCGCCCCTCCGGGTACCGATTCAACGGTCGCGTGGCGAGTATGTGAACATCGTTCTTGACAGTTGAACAGTGTTCAATGTATGGTGGGGGTACTCGGCAAGTGCACCCGCTGCACGCACCCGGACTGCGTTGTCCCCGAGCCGGCGGCCGCCGAGCGGCCAAGGACGAGGGAGAACCAGATGATGCTCAGAACCCAGTGGTACCCGTTCGTGGACCTGCGCAGCGCGCAGGACGAGCGGGCCCAGGACCAGATGGACAGGCTGTTCGCCCAGGCACTTGGCCTGCACGGCCAGTGGCAGAGCGCGACCGGGGCCAGCACCCGGGCCTGGGCGCCAGCGCTGGACATCTCCGAAGGCAAGGACGCCTATCGGGTGACCGTGGAGCTGCCCGGGGTCAAGCTCGACGACCTGGAGATCATCCTTGAGGACGGCCTGGTGACCATCCAGGGCGAGCGGCACTTCGCCCATGACTCCTCCGAAGAGCAGTTCCACCGAGTCGAGCGCTCCTCCGGCGCCTTCCGCCGCTCGATCACCCTGCCCGCCCATGTCGAGCCTGACGCGGTCGAGGCTTCGATGGAGGACGGCGTGCTGCGCATCCTGGTGCCCAAGGCCGAAGAGGCCAAGGCCAAGCGCATCCAGGTCACCCCCGGCGGCCAGATGGCGGCCATCGCAGCCAGCTCGGCCACCAGCTGACCATCCCAGAGTTGCTCGCGGAACATCCAACGCATCCGCCTGGCAACGGCCCCCGGCGGTACCGCCGGGGGCCCCTACCAAGCTGCCGAACCCGCTCACGAGAGGACTGCGCGTTGGCTGCCACCGTGCTCGTGGCCGACGATGACGCCGACATCGTTCGCTTCGTGGAGATTTATCTCCGGCTAGAAGGCTTGAGGTCGTCACCGCCCGCGACGGCCCCGATGTGCTCGCCAAGGCCATTGCCGTCCACCCCGACCTGGTGCTGCTCGATGTCCTGATGCCCGGCCTCGACGGCTACGCGGTCTGCGCACAGATCCGTGCCGATGCGACCCTGGCCGCCATCCCGGTGATCATGGTGACCGGCAACTACGTCTTGGCCGATGTAGAGGCGGCGCGCCGGGTTGGGGCGGACGACTACTTGGTCAAGCCGTTCGACCCCGCAGTCCTGCTCGACAAGGCCAAGACCTTGCTGGGGCGGGCGACCGTCTCACCCACCCTTCCTGGTGGCCGCTGCGGCGACGGTCGCCGCAGCCGCTTACCCATCCGCTGAGGACCCGGCTACGGAGCGGGCGACAGCGCCCGCGGCGGACGCAGCCCACAGCGACGCCGGGTCGGCTCGATCCGAATCGTTCTGGGGAGAGCGTTGCGTCGGGGGTGCGCAGTTAGCTTCGGCCTGACCGTGATGTGTGAAGGGACGGGATGCCCACGCTGTGCCAGCCGGCGATGTCTTACCGCCCAGGTCGTGAAGGCTTGGGCGTGCCAGAGATTTGCCAGAAAACTGCGCAACACGCAACCTCACCCCGCCCTACGACACCTCCCTCCAGAGCGCCTCTGACCTGGGTGGTTGTGCGGGGACGTGGGGTGACGCACGGCGTTGTGAACCACCCGCGCATCGATGGTAAGGATGGGGTCGCCGGTTCGATTCCGGCGGGGGGCTCCACACCAAGGCTGACCAGCGGAAAGGCTGGCCAGCGTCCTTCCCTTCCTGGTTGGGGCCAGCACGTAGCAGTCGGGATGTGGCCCAAGGCCATAACCTCTCTCGATCAGTCATCGGCCCTCTGAGCAGCACCTTTGCTACCAGGTAGTCTGGCTAGCACTCAGTGGACTGGGGCACAGCGGTTGAAGAGCACATCCCTGTGTCATGGCATGTCCTAACCGGTAGCCACCGGCATCACCGATGCGGATGTCTAGAGAGAACGTCGCTGAGGGTTCGATCTTTGCGCCGTCAAGGTCGGGCAACGGGGTTACGATCGGCAGTGCCGTCGATGCCGGGTACGGGATGCCGGGTACGGTAGGACCACAGCCGCGTGGGCGGCGCCGGGAAGGCGTCGACCTGGCCGCCGCGGGACCTCGCGGCCTAGGAGGTGGCAGCGATGTCGGTGGTCACCGAGCACCTCGAGCAGCGAGGCTGCGTCTTCGAGGTAATCCCGCATCGACAGGCGTACACATCCGTCGACGAGGCACGGGCCCTCGGCATTGAGGTCGGCGAGGTGCTCAAGACGTTGGCGGTGCGGACCGGGTCCGGGTACGCGTTGATGGTCATTCCCGCCTCGCATCGGCTGGATCTGCACCTGGCCCGCGAGGCGCTCGGTGATAGCCGGGCTCGTCTGGCCAGCGAGGAGGAGCTTGGTCGTGACTTCCCCGACTACGAGCTGGGTGCCCTACCCCCGCTCGGGGCGCTGCTCGACGCGCAGGTCTATGTCGATCCGGAGGTGCTGGGCCACGACACCGTGACGTTCGCGGCCGGCACCCAGACCGAGTCGGTCAAGATGCAGACCCAGGAACTGTTCGGGTCCGGGGGGTTCACGACCATGTCGCTGGTCAAGCAACCGGAACGGGGCAGCGACGATCGGACCTGGTAGGCGGCGGGCAGCCCAGCAGGCCGTGGCAGGCGGCGGACAGTCAGCGTGTGATGATTTGTTGCGGACGGTCCCGGCGGCGGGCGCAGCTCTTTCATCAGGCTCCCAGCCCGCGCAGAATGAGCTGGTGAGACCGCTGATGCAGGTCCATGGCCGCCGCCCGGCGGCTGCCACAGGTCCCGCGTCAGTGCCGTTGGAGGAGGCGCGGCAGATGACCGGCACCATGCATGTCGCCGACCACCAGGGCGACACCACCCACACCTGGGACACCACCGACCCGAGCACCGTCCAGGAGATCGAGGCGATCTTCCGGGAGGCGCAGGCGACCGGGCGGCTGGTGTACCGCCAGACCGGGGACGGCAGCGGCGAACAGGTGCGCTTGGCCACCTGGAACCCCGAGGAACATACCGAGCTGTTCGTCGCCCCGCGACTGGCTGGCGGCTAGCGTTCCGGCATGACCGCAGAGACCTGGTGGGTGGCCGGGACGGCCGCCGCCGTCGTCCTCGTCCCCTGCCTGGCGATCCAGCTCCGCCGTTCCTGGGCTGGGCTTGTGGCCCGGCGCCAGGCCAGGCTGCGGGCCGAGGCGTTGCTGTGGGCCTGGCTGTCGCCCGCCCAGCGGAAGCAGTACCGGGCGCGGCGCTGGTTTGAGGTTACGACCCCCTCCGGTCGTCGCTACCGGATCCTGCGAGGTGGGGTCGTGCGGATCGATCGGCACGGGTCTGGCTACTGCATCGAGGCGACCTCGCCGGTCCCGGTGGCCGATGAGATGCTGGCCAACAAGCTGCTTTTGGAGACCGACGAGCGCCGCTTCCTGGCCACCGCCCACCGCTTCCCCTACCGCTGAACAGGCGGTACGACATTGCAGGGCTCGAGTGGCCCGGGCTCGAGCGTGGTCTGGAGCGAACGCCCATCAGCCGTAGCGGGAGGATCCAGTCGGTCTGGCCTTGCTGACCACGCCCCTGGTCGGAGACCGGTCTACGCCGCCCGAAGGCCACTGGCCTGTCGACGGTGGTTGGTCCGCTGCCGGGGGTCCACCGGCTCCAGCACCGCCAGGAACTTCGCCACGGCGGACCGGTAGCCTTGCCCGGGTGGTCCGGGCGGACGTGGCGGAGGTGGGTCGTGGGACGGCTGACCGGCATCGACACCGTGCTGCTGCTGGACCTGGACGGCACGCTGTACGTGGGCAGCCAGGTCGTGCCCGGCGCCCCCGAGACGGTGCGGTGGGCTCGAGAGGGAGAGACGCCAATGGCCACAGACAACGCGATCAACAGCTTCACCCTCGACATCGACCAGCTGGGCTGGACCGGCCAGGACCTGCACCGTCCCGAATCGGTGGTCGCCGAGCCGGACGGGACGCTGTGGACCTCTGACGGCCGCGGCGGGGTAACCCGCATCGACCCCGACGGCGGCCAGACACTCCTGGGCGGGTGGGGCGGGGAGCCCAACGGGCTGGCCATCGACCCCAACGGCAACCTGGTCACCGCCAACATCGCCCTTGGGCGGGTACAGCAGATGACCCGCGACGGCCAGATCTCCACCGTGCTGGAGGAGGTCGACGGGCAGCGCACCACCAGCGCCAACTTCGTGTTCTACGACCGCTCCGGGCGGTTGTGGCTGACCTGCCTGACCCGCGAGGACCACTGGTGGCCGGCGGTCGCCCATCCCCGCCCGGACGGGTTCATCGTGCTGGTCGACGACCGCGGCGCCCGGATCGTGGCCGACGGCATCTACGCCACCAACGAGGCCCGGCTGGACGCCGACGAGACGTATCTGTACGTCGCCGAGACCATGAAAGCGCGCATCCTGCGGTTCCCGGTCCGCTCCGACGGGTCGCTGGGCGAACGGGAGGTGTTCGGCCCCGACGGGCTGGGCCTCGGCGGGTTCGTGGACGGGTTCACCTTCGACGCCGAGGGCAACCTGTGGGTCACCACGGTGGTACGCAACGGCATCGGGGTGCTGACCCGCGACGGCGACTGGCATGTGGTCCTGGAGGATCCCCGCGAGGACGTGCTGGCCGCCTTCGTCGACAAGCTGGCGGCGGGCGCGGCCACACCCGAGGACATGCTGGCCGCCGCCGGGCCGCGGCTGCAGTTCCCGACCAGCGTGTGCTTCGCCGGCCCAGACCTGCGCACGGCGTACGTGGGCTCGCTGGCCATGTCGCGGCTGCCCACCTTCCGCGCTCCCGTCCCGGGTCTGCCGATGAGCCACTGGTCCTGAGCCATCCGAGCGGAGCCCGCGGTCCCCCTCCTCGGCCAGCATCGCCAGCGCCAGCTCGCGGCCGAGCAGATCATCCGCCCGAACCGCCAGGCTGGGCGTGGCCGCACTGCAACAGCAGCTCCGCATAGCCGGTCCGGGCGGTTGGTAGCACGGCGACGATCGGCAGCTCCAGCCCCGCCGACGGCCGCCCCGGGTTTATGCGCCCACCATCTGGGCACCAAGACCTGAACGACCGCGCCTGAGGCGACGGAAGACATTACCCATGGCCGAGCTGCGAACACCCGCGGCTGGGTCGGCCGGCGACCAGCCCGAGGCGCTGCTCGCCGAGTACGAGGCAGAGAAGCCGGCCCGCCATCTGACCGGTCCTGCCCGGCTGGTCGTGTCGGCGGCCGGGGTCGGGTTGTCCTGCTACGCGATCTGGTGGGTGCTGGACCCGCAGCCCGCCCAGCGGTACCGGATGACCTTCCTGGCCGTCGCCCTGGGTATGACGTTCCTGGTCTACCGGCCCTGGACGCGCCGGCGGGCGGGAGGGGCACCGGCCGGCGAACCCGGGCCGGACGAGCGGCCCGAGCGACCCGGGAACGGGCAGCCCGACAATCCGGGGGTGCTCGACTGGGCGCTGGCCGCCGCAGCCGTCGTCGTCATCGCCTGGCCACTGCTCGACTTCGATGCGTTCGTGCGCCGTGCCGTGCGGCCGACCACCACCGACATCGCCCTGGGTCTGGCCGCCATCGCGCTGGTGCTGGAGGCGACCCGCCGTACCATCGGCTGGATCCTGCCCGCCATCTGCCTCACCTTCCTGGCCTACGCCTACTACGGCAACCTCATCCCCGTCGGGTACCTGCTCGGCCACGTCGGCTACGACGTGGACCGGCTGGTCGGCCAGACGTTCATGGGCGTGGAGGGCATCTTCGGCGTGCCGCTGGACGTGGCCGCCACCTACATCGTGCTGTTCACCATCTACGGGGCGGTGCTGGAGTACTCAGGCGCCGGCCGCTACTTCATCGACGTGAGCTTCGCCGCCTTCGGCAGGTCAGCGGCGGCGCCGGCCCGGACCGTGACCCTCGCCGGGTTCCTGCTCGGGACGGTGTCAGGGTCGGGGGTGGCGACCACGGTCACGCTCGGCTCGGTGGCCTGGCCGGTGCTGCGCCGGGCCGGCTATCCGCGCGACCAGGGCGGTGGGATCCTGGCCGCTTCCGGCATCGGCGCGATCCTATCGCCGCCGACCCTGGGCGCGGCCGCGTTCATCATCGCCGAGTTCCTGAACGTCAGCTACCTCCAGGTGCTGCTGTTCGCCACCATCCCCACCGTCCTGTACTACCTGGGCATCGTGCTGGCCATCGAGGCCGACTCCCGCCGCTTCCGCACCCGGGCGGTGGAGCTGGACACGCCGCCGCTCGGTCGCCTGCTGCTGCGCTGGGGCTATCACTTCAGCTCGTTGTTCCTCATCGTGATCCTGATGGCGTTCGGCCTGTCACCGTTCCGGGCGGTGCTGTACGCCACCGTCGCCGCCTTCCTGCTGTCGTTCCTGGACCGCTCAACCTGGATGACCCCCAGGCGCACGTGGGAGGCGCTGGCCGCTGGCGCCATCGGGGTGCTGCCGGTGGCGGCCACGACCGCGGCCGCCGGGATCATCGTCGCCGTCGTCACCCTGACCGGGCTCGGGCTGAAGGTCAGCTCGATCATCGTCGACCTGGCTGGCGGCCGGCTGGGGCTCGCCGCTCTCTACTCGGCCATCGCCGTTCTCGTTCTCGGGTTGGCCGTGCCGGTGACCGCTTCGTTCATCATCGCCGCGGTGATCATTGGCCCGGCCCTGACCACCCTGGGGGTGGAGCCGTTCGCGGCCTACATGTTCATCTTCTACTACGCGGTTCTCTCCGAGGTGAGCCCGCCGACCGCGCTGTCGGCGGTGGCCGCGGCGGCCATCACCGGCGGCAACCCGTTCCGCACCATGATGCTCACCTGGCGGTACACGCTGCCGGCGTTTCTTGTCCCGTTCGCGTTCGTGCTGTCACCGCGCGGCGAGGCGCTGCTGCTGGAGGGGCCGGTGGGCACCATCCTGCTGGCGCTGGCCGTGTCGGTGGTCGCGGTGGCCGCGCTGGCGCTGGCCACCGGCGCCTG is a window encoding:
- a CDS encoding YbaK/EbsC family protein, encoding MSVVTEHLEQRGCVFEVIPHRQAYTSVDEARALGIEVGEVLKTLAVRTGSGYALMVIPASHRLDLHLAREALGDSRARLASEEELGRDFPDYELGALPPLGALLDAQVYVDPEVLGHDTVTFAAGTQTESVKMQTQELFGSGGFTTMSLVKQPERGSDDRTW
- a CDS encoding TRAP transporter fused permease subunit, which encodes MAELRTPAAGSAGDQPEALLAEYEAEKPARHLTGPARLVVSAAGVGLSCYAIWWVLDPQPAQRYRMTFLAVALGMTFLVYRPWTRRRAGGAPAGEPGPDERPERPGNGQPDNPGVLDWALAAAAVVVIAWPLLDFDAFVRRAVRPTTTDIALGLAAIALVLEATRRTIGWILPAICLTFLAYAYYGNLIPVGYLLGHVGYDVDRLVGQTFMGVEGIFGVPLDVAATYIVLFTIYGAVLEYSGAGRYFIDVSFAAFGRSAAAPARTVTLAGFLLGTVSGSGVATTVTLGSVAWPVLRRAGYPRDQGGGILAASGIGAILSPPTLGAAAFIIAEFLNVSYLQVLLFATIPTVLYYLGIVLAIEADSRRFRTRAVELDTPPLGRLLLRWGYHFSSLFLIVILMAFGLSPFRAVLYATVAAFLLSFLDRSTWMTPRRTWEALAAGAIGVLPVAATTAAAGIIVAVVTLTGLGLKVSSIIVDLAGGRLGLAALYSAIAVLVLGLAVPVTASFIIAAVIIGPALTTLGVEPFAAYMFIFYYAVLSEVSPPTALSAVAAAAITGGNPFRTMMLTWRYTLPAFLVPFAFVLSPRGEALLLEGPVGTILLALAVSVVAVAALALATGAWLAGPAGWPERVLAGLAAVLLLYLEPAAIGAGLALAAAAVAVHLLTRRRRAAGGAAPAGEAGRPVGEDAKPRGPDETDETDETTEARRQP
- a CDS encoding SMP-30/gluconolactonase/LRE family protein; amino-acid sequence: MGRLTGIDTVLLLDLDGTLYVGSQVVPGAPETVRWAREGETPMATDNAINSFTLDIDQLGWTGQDLHRPESVVAEPDGTLWTSDGRGGVTRIDPDGGQTLLGGWGGEPNGLAIDPNGNLVTANIALGRVQQMTRDGQISTVLEEVDGQRTTSANFVFYDRSGRLWLTCLTREDHWWPAVAHPRPDGFIVLVDDRGARIVADGIYATNEARLDADETYLYVAETMKARILRFPVRSDGSLGEREVFGPDGLGLGGFVDGFTFDAEGNLWVTTVVRNGIGVLTRDGDWHVVLEDPREDVLAAFVDKLAAGAATPEDMLAAAGPRLQFPTSVCFAGPDLRTAYVGSLAMSRLPTFRAPVPGLPMSHWS
- a CDS encoding TIGR03086 family metal-binding protein encodes the protein MIDAQTRAVPADALGLLEAAISYALGAVQAVTPPRLRGPTPCVEWDLWTLLHHLNDAVDTLGEGIDTGHIDPHPTEGDGGAGGGGDPAATFGDRAGRLLGAWRAAGCRGRVVAIAGHPLAASVVAATGAIEIAVHGWDVYRACGQARPIPPALATGLLAICPVLVTEATRPRLFGSPVAVSPLASPGDQLVAFLGRSPQA
- a CDS encoding nuclear transport factor 2 family protein, translating into AEDELAEPAEPLRRALLERYVAAFETADGTALQQLLREDVELEMPPFVTWFAGRRAVVRFFASQVLTGPGRLRMVPTTANGQLAAAAYRRGRDGVYHAHAVHVLSLTPTGIARIVVFLDPALFAGFGLPLSVGP
- a CDS encoding Hsp20/alpha crystallin family protein, with protein sequence MMLRTQWYPFVDLRSAQDERAQDQMDRLFAQALGLHGQWQSATGASTRAWAPALDISEGKDAYRVTVELPGVKLDDLEIILEDGLVTIQGERHFAHDSSEEQFHRVERSSGAFRRSITLPAHVEPDAVEASMEDGVLRILVPKAEEAKAKRIQVTPGGQMAAIAASSATS
- a CDS encoding SDR family oxidoreductase; this encodes MLLANKNAVIYGAGGAIGAAVAHAFAREGANVFLTGRNLAALEVAAKEVTAAGGSAEAAAVDALDEQAVERHADAVVARAGSLDISFNAIGIPQEGIQGTPLVELSVAGFGLPVATYTTAHFLTARAAARRMLTQGSGVVILTLTATPARLAAPLVGGMAAAWAGVEALTRVLSAELGPHGIRVVCLRPDAIPETATIEVVFGQHANALGIAAEQFQAMAEGLTHRRRLPTLAEVANAAAFVASDQASAMTGTVVNLSGGTLVD